ACGTTTCCCGCAATAAAAAATCTAATGGATGGTGTCTTGTACCTGTTGTGGCATCTACATTTAAATCACTATGATGTACAATGTGGAGCCTAAAGAATAAAGGTACTTTATGTAATAGATAATGTACTAAATATTGTGCTATAAAATCTAACACTAATATGGCTAGAAAAAGCTCAATAATAGTAGGTAATTCAATAAGATGTAAAATACCGAAATTATTGTCATCTAACCATTTAAATATTCCTATCGTAAATAAACCGAATAAGAAATTAATTAAAAAAACAAAGCCTAAAAGTATAAAGTTGGTCTTTGCATGTTGCCATTTCTTGTACTTAAATTTTACAAAGGAATAATAACCTTCAGCAATCCAAAATACACTTAATATAAGCACAACCCAACCAACTTTTAAGGCAGTTGGCAATGTCTCAAAA
This region of Croceibacter atlanticus HTCC2559 genomic DNA includes:
- a CDS encoding sterol desaturase family protein, whose translation is MNAFLHFFETLPTALKVGWVVLILSVFWIAEGYYSFVKFKYKKWQHAKTNFILLGFVFLINFLFGLFTIGIFKWLDDNNFGILHLIELPTIIELFLAILVLDFIAQYLVHYLLHKVPLFFRLHIVHHSDLNVDATTGTRHHPLDFLLRETFALVAVIIMGMPISYYLFYRILSVFFTYFTHANIKLPSKFDKALSYVFITPTVHKFHHHWELPWTDSNFGNMFSIWDRLFGTFVYADPSKIKYGLDILDHSTSNTITYQLYAPFNKHIKYKNKG